The following proteins are co-located in the Polyangiaceae bacterium genome:
- a CDS encoding sigma 54-interacting transcriptional regulator translates to MATLRYFPPDGQPVLLSIAKPVTTVGRDLGNDVHLPDPSVSDHHAQIVFNGRDFQLEEVDRGAEILINGKKKRRARLVHGDRLQLGRAQLGFSMMSEAPPAERDEDRDDGPANVLASLRRLHAFSERLMTSSSVDELLETLLDDLIDVTGAARGVVLLVDLGEEKSAPRVRASRNLKRETIEDASGGISDSIVRQVIESRRAVIVSDALTDTTFGKSESVIALKLSSVMCVPLLSQGEVIGAIYVGNDEVKHLFHREQLDLLTIFAGQASLILQNAMLLTALRADQEKLKTELSDKRFGGIIGACASMMEVFRKLQKVAATDISVLITGETGTGKELIARELHWRSNRANGPFVVVNCGAIPENLMESEMFGHVKGAFTGAVASRPGKFQQADAGTLFLDEVGELSLQLQVKLLRAIQERVVYRVGDSKPEKCDIRILAATNRNLEEMIASGEFREDLFYRLNVVNLWLPPLRERGDDVLIIAKALLSKYADELGSQVKGFSPAALAAIKKFTWPGNIRQLENRIKKALVLCDKALLAPEDMDLGPEAMEPIVPLEKAKEDFQRRYVLDVLERNNGNRTQTARDLGVDPRTIFRYLEKEQNPMPSGAGGTAGDKDG, encoded by the coding sequence ATGGCGACGCTGCGGTACTTCCCCCCAGACGGACAGCCAGTCCTGCTTTCCATCGCCAAGCCCGTGACGACCGTTGGTCGGGACCTGGGCAACGACGTGCATCTACCGGACCCGAGCGTGAGTGACCACCACGCGCAAATCGTGTTCAACGGTCGCGATTTTCAGTTGGAGGAGGTCGACCGCGGGGCGGAAATCCTGATCAACGGCAAAAAGAAGCGCCGCGCCCGCCTGGTCCACGGCGACCGCCTGCAGCTTGGGCGCGCCCAGCTCGGCTTCAGCATGATGAGCGAAGCGCCCCCCGCGGAGCGAGACGAAGATCGCGACGACGGCCCTGCCAACGTGCTGGCCAGCCTGCGACGACTCCATGCTTTCAGCGAACGGCTGATGACCAGCTCCAGCGTGGACGAGCTTCTGGAGACTCTTCTCGACGACTTGATTGACGTGACCGGTGCTGCGCGCGGCGTCGTGTTGCTGGTGGACCTCGGCGAGGAAAAGAGTGCGCCCCGCGTACGCGCCAGCCGCAACTTGAAGCGCGAAACCATCGAGGATGCGTCGGGCGGCATCAGCGACAGCATCGTGCGGCAAGTCATCGAGTCTCGGCGCGCCGTGATCGTCAGCGATGCGCTGACCGACACCACCTTCGGTAAGAGCGAGAGCGTGATCGCACTGAAGCTATCCAGCGTCATGTGTGTGCCGTTGCTCTCCCAGGGCGAAGTCATCGGCGCCATCTACGTCGGAAACGACGAGGTGAAGCACCTGTTTCACCGCGAGCAGCTGGACCTGCTCACCATATTCGCCGGCCAAGCATCGCTCATTCTCCAGAACGCGATGCTGCTGACGGCGCTGCGGGCAGATCAGGAAAAGCTGAAGACGGAGCTGTCCGACAAGCGATTCGGAGGAATCATCGGCGCGTGCGCCAGCATGATGGAAGTATTCCGCAAGCTGCAGAAGGTAGCGGCCACGGACATCAGCGTGCTGATCACCGGTGAGACCGGTACGGGCAAGGAGCTCATCGCTCGAGAACTGCACTGGCGCAGCAACCGTGCAAACGGCCCCTTCGTCGTCGTCAACTGTGGCGCCATTCCCGAGAACCTGATGGAGAGCGAGATGTTCGGCCACGTGAAGGGCGCCTTCACGGGTGCAGTGGCCAGCCGCCCCGGCAAGTTCCAGCAAGCGGACGCCGGCACCTTGTTCCTCGACGAGGTGGGCGAGCTGTCCCTGCAGTTGCAGGTGAAGCTGCTGCGGGCCATTCAAGAGCGCGTGGTGTATCGCGTCGGCGACAGCAAGCCTGAGAAGTGCGACATCCGCATCCTGGCGGCCACCAACCGCAATCTGGAGGAGATGATCGCCAGCGGCGAGTTCCGCGAGGACCTGTTCTACCGCTTGAACGTGGTCAACCTATGGCTGCCACCTTTGCGGGAGCGGGGTGACGACGTGCTGATCATCGCCAAGGCGTTGCTCAGCAAATACGCCGACGAACTGGGCAGCCAGGTGAAAGGCTTTTCGCCTGCGGCCTTGGCCGCCATCAAGAAGTTCACCTGGCCAGGCAACATCCGCCAGCTCGAGAACCGCATCAAGAAGGCGCTGGTGCTGTGCGATAAGGCGCTGCTTGCACCCGAAGACATGGACCTCGGCCCCGAAGCCATGGAGCCCATCGTGCCGTTGGAGAAAGCGAAAGAAGATTTCCAGCGACGCTACGTGCTGGACGTCCTCGAACGCAACAACGGCAACCGCACTCAGACGGCGCGCGACCTGGGCGTCGATCCGCGCACCATCTTTCGCTACCTCGAGAAAGAGCAGAACCCGATGCCCAGTGGCGCGGGCGGCACTGCCGGCGACAAGGACGGCTAG
- a CDS encoding trypsin-like peptidase domain-containing protein has translation MVRRSSFLLLLLVSVLVGCRPRQPTAVAPPPAAAPSLPPAAAAPPAPSASAPVTPPNDAQLQTEDERNTVAVFNRASDSTVFVTERRVVVDYLAGRLVEVPAGAGSGFLWDDQGHVVTNFHVVAKARNLTVTLQDQKPIPARVVGVEPRKDIAVLKIVAPTDRLHPVQLPPQGHALQVGQKVLAIGNPFALDHTLTTGVISALGREVDGIGGVTIRDMIQTDAAINPGNSGGPLLDSSARLIGMNTMILSKSGTSAGIGFAVPVETIRRIVPQLIKFGKVEQVGLGVRIDPMRRLERRFGIEGVIVLSVIEGTPAASAGIQGLRQTAEGFGLGDVLVGIGSEGIRNYDDLYNALDGRKAGERVRVKVLRNGKPVELTLELVIVP, from the coding sequence ATGGTGCGTCGCTCGAGCTTTCTTTTGTTGCTGTTGGTGTCGGTGTTGGTGGGCTGCAGGCCGCGACAACCGACGGCAGTCGCCCCGCCGCCCGCCGCCGCCCCTTCGCTGCCACCGGCTGCAGCCGCGCCGCCCGCGCCCTCCGCCTCGGCGCCCGTGACGCCCCCGAATGACGCACAGTTGCAGACCGAGGACGAACGCAACACCGTGGCGGTGTTCAACCGGGCGTCCGACAGTACCGTGTTCGTCACCGAGCGCCGCGTCGTGGTGGACTACCTCGCCGGTCGCCTGGTGGAGGTCCCTGCTGGTGCCGGATCCGGCTTTTTGTGGGACGACCAGGGGCACGTGGTCACGAACTTCCACGTAGTGGCCAAAGCACGCAACCTGACGGTCACACTCCAAGATCAGAAGCCGATCCCGGCTCGCGTCGTCGGCGTGGAACCGCGCAAGGACATCGCGGTGCTGAAGATCGTGGCGCCAACGGATCGCCTGCACCCTGTCCAACTTCCGCCGCAGGGGCACGCATTGCAGGTCGGGCAGAAGGTGCTTGCCATCGGCAACCCTTTCGCCTTGGACCACACCCTGACGACCGGCGTCATCAGCGCGCTCGGTCGCGAGGTGGACGGCATCGGTGGCGTGACCATTCGCGACATGATCCAGACCGATGCGGCGATCAATCCAGGCAACTCCGGAGGACCGCTGCTCGACAGCTCCGCCCGGCTGATTGGCATGAACACGATGATCTTGTCGAAGTCGGGCACGTCGGCCGGCATCGGCTTCGCCGTGCCCGTGGAGACGATTCGCCGCATCGTGCCGCAGTTGATCAAGTTCGGAAAAGTCGAGCAAGTCGGTCTGGGAGTGCGCATCGACCCGATGAGGCGTCTGGAGCGTCGCTTCGGCATCGAAGGAGTGATCGTGCTCAGTGTGATCGAAGGAACTCCAGCGGCGAGCGCCGGCATCCAGGGATTGCGCCAGACCGCCGAGGGCTTTGGCTTGGGTGACGTGCTGGTGGGCATCGGCAGCGAAGGGATCCGAAACTACGACGACCTCTACAACGCCCTGGACGGCCGCAAGGCTGGGGAACGGGTTCGGGTCAAGGTGCTGCGCAACGGGAAGCCGGTGGAGCTGACCCTCGAGCTGGTGATCGTACCTTGA